Proteins found in one Aneurinibacillus uraniidurans genomic segment:
- the shc gene encoding squalene--hopene cyclase: MNQVETEINRMITIVKNQQVRDGSWRYCVEGSVMTDAYLIILLRTLNIHDEDLIRRLAARLVDKQEQNGAWKLFHDEEGGNLSATVEAYYALLFSGYHKKSDKNMQAARHFILSRGGITEVNLLTRVMLALTGQYSWSQYALLPPEIMLLPLTFPVNFFDLVGYARVHVAPILIVADRKFFIKTQRTPDLSDINVPQRIHQPSKQYRSILELIESGVTNLLYLPNQIHNVAIRRAEQFMLERIEPDGTLYSYFSSTFLMIFAFLAMGYSDKHPVILHAINGLKALACKPTEQIHTQIFTSTIWDTALLSYALQEAGVPSSSRTIQQAGQYLLSRQHKKYGDWMIHNPHAAPGGWGFSDINTINPDVDDTTAALRAIRTLAKADPSYRQAWDRGVNWVLSMQNDDGGWPAFEKNVDKELAKWISISGFDSIGTDPSSADLTGRTLQFLGHDVGLHIRYPTISRGVQWLMKQQEGNGSWYGRWGISYIYGTWAAITGMKAVGISPNHPVIQKAVRWLIKAQNSDGGWGESCKSDIVKKYVPLGFSTPSQTAWAVDALLAVSEEPTSAIERGIQYLIGSGNKYDWTTTYPTGAGLPGGAYFHYHSYRYIWPLLALSHYKLKYLGNDAR, translated from the coding sequence TTGAATCAAGTGGAAACAGAAATCAATCGCATGATCACCATAGTAAAAAATCAACAGGTACGTGACGGGTCCTGGCGCTATTGTGTAGAAGGCAGCGTCATGACAGATGCTTATCTGATCATCTTATTACGAACATTGAACATTCATGATGAAGATTTAATAAGAAGATTAGCAGCAAGATTGGTCGATAAACAGGAGCAAAATGGTGCCTGGAAGTTATTTCATGATGAAGAGGGCGGAAATCTGTCAGCTACAGTTGAGGCTTACTATGCACTGCTCTTTTCCGGTTATCATAAGAAAAGTGACAAGAATATGCAGGCAGCCAGACATTTTATCTTGTCAAGGGGAGGCATTACAGAGGTAAATCTGCTTACAAGAGTGATGCTCGCCTTAACAGGACAATATTCATGGTCGCAGTATGCTCTACTTCCACCTGAAATTATGCTGCTTCCTTTGACGTTTCCTGTTAATTTCTTTGATTTGGTCGGGTATGCCCGAGTTCATGTTGCACCGATTCTAATTGTGGCTGACCGAAAATTTTTTATCAAAACACAACGAACGCCTGATCTATCAGACATAAACGTGCCACAACGTATACACCAACCGTCCAAACAGTATCGCTCAATTTTAGAGCTGATAGAATCTGGAGTTACCAATCTTCTTTATCTTCCTAATCAGATTCATAATGTGGCTATACGTCGTGCTGAACAGTTTATGTTGGAGAGAATTGAACCAGATGGAACTTTATACAGCTATTTCAGCTCAACCTTTCTTATGATCTTCGCCTTTTTGGCAATGGGATATTCGGATAAACATCCTGTTATCTTACATGCTATTAACGGGTTAAAAGCATTAGCTTGTAAACCAACCGAACAGATTCATACGCAGATTTTTACGTCAACCATTTGGGACACGGCATTACTTAGTTATGCTCTACAAGAAGCCGGGGTACCTAGCTCAAGTAGGACGATACAACAGGCTGGCCAGTACCTGCTTTCACGACAACATAAAAAATACGGAGATTGGATGATTCATAACCCACATGCTGCACCAGGCGGATGGGGATTTTCGGATATCAACACGATAAATCCTGATGTGGATGATACCACTGCAGCGCTAAGAGCGATCCGTACGTTAGCCAAGGCGGACCCAAGCTATCGTCAGGCTTGGGATCGTGGAGTAAACTGGGTGCTGTCCATGCAAAATGACGATGGGGGATGGCCGGCATTTGAAAAGAACGTAGATAAAGAACTAGCAAAATGGATTTCCATCAGCGGGTTCGATTCAATTGGTACGGATCCTTCGTCCGCTGATTTAACTGGGAGAACGCTACAGTTTCTTGGACATGATGTAGGACTACATATTCGTTATCCTACCATCAGTCGAGGGGTTCAGTGGCTAATGAAACAGCAAGAAGGGAATGGATCATGGTATGGTCGCTGGGGAATCTCCTATATTTATGGTACGTGGGCTGCGATTACCGGAATGAAGGCTGTAGGGATATCGCCCAACCATCCTGTGATTCAAAAAGCTGTTCGGTGGCTGATAAAGGCTCAAAATTCTGATGGAGGATGGGGCGAATCTTGTAAGAGTGATATTGTTAAAAAATATGTTCCACTAGGGTTTAGTACGCCCTCTCAAACTGCATGGGCAGTCGATGCTCTACTTGCTGTTTCAGAGGAACCCACTTCTGCGATTGAACGAGGGATACAGTATTTGATTGGATCGGGGAATAAATACGATTGGACAACGACTTATCCGACGGGAGCGGGGCTACCGGGAGGCGCGTACTTTCATTACCACAGTTATCGCTATATTTGGCCTTTACTTGCGTTAAGTCATTACAAGTTAAAATACTTAGGAAATGATGCCCGATAG